A region from the Halosolutus gelatinilyticus genome encodes:
- a CDS encoding ABC transporter ATP-binding protein produces MNDQPAVFAKGLTKQYGETTAISGLDLSIPSGSVYGFLGPNGAGKTTTMRMLTGLTRPTKGAGSVAGVSITDRDGLRTHIGYLPEEPPLYDHATAYEQLEYAAGLRDLPAEAARDRINVLLNKLDLTADADTRIADYSKGMRQKTAYIQAVLHEPNVVFLDEPTSGLDPRAARTLREMITELANAGTTVFLSTHILPVVEEVADTVGILYDGELVAEGSPANLERRAETGETRSLEDAFLELTTDERGTAGETDSEASAADTADQRVVEENTDG; encoded by the coding sequence GTGAACGATCAACCTGCTGTCTTCGCTAAAGGATTAACAAAGCAATATGGCGAGACTACCGCCATCAGTGGTCTAGATCTTTCTATCCCAAGTGGATCGGTCTACGGATTTCTTGGGCCGAACGGCGCAGGGAAAACCACGACGATGCGAATGTTAACCGGGCTTACACGGCCAACCAAGGGAGCCGGTTCCGTTGCTGGCGTCTCGATCACGGACCGAGACGGCCTCCGCACCCACATCGGATACTTACCCGAGGAACCACCACTGTACGACCACGCGACGGCCTACGAACAGCTCGAATACGCCGCCGGTCTCCGCGATCTCCCCGCGGAAGCGGCACGTGACCGAATCAATGTACTCCTCAACAAACTGGATCTCACGGCAGATGCCGACACGCGGATCGCGGACTATTCGAAGGGAATGCGGCAGAAAACCGCCTACATACAGGCCGTCCTCCACGAACCCAATGTGGTCTTCCTTGACGAACCCACGTCCGGGCTGGATCCACGCGCTGCACGGACGCTCCGGGAGATGATTACGGAACTCGCCAACGCGGGAACGACCGTCTTCCTCTCGACGCATATCCTCCCTGTTGTCGAAGAGGTCGCTGACACGGTCGGAATCCTCTACGATGGAGAGTTGGTCGCTGAAGGTTCGCCCGCTAATCTCGAACGCCGCGCAGAGACTGGTGAGACGCGCTCGCTGGAGGATGCTTTCCTCGAACTCACGACCGACGAGCGCGGCACCGCAGGAGAGACGGACAGTGAGGCCAGCGCCGCCGATACCGCTGACCAGAGGGTCGTTGAGGAGAATACCGATGGCTGA
- a CDS encoding GNAT family N-acetyltransferase: MSEPAFLIGNSVSLRTVEEEDVEFIHETVNSSEIWKTMQPSRPYSLNEIRSIFSPDSESSSTVRFLVTTEAEPVGLVGFSEVNETAGVAEPSCWIHPDYSGEGYGTEAAKLLIKYGFDHCRLHKFVAEVIEFNEPARHLLEKIGFVEEGRQREQDFVDGEYHDCISYGLLVSEWQQRR, from the coding sequence ATGTCCGAGCCAGCCTTTCTTATCGGTAATTCAGTGTCGCTCCGCACGGTTGAAGAAGAAGATGTGGAGTTCATCCACGAAACAGTCAACTCTTCCGAGATCTGGAAGACGATGCAGCCATCCAGACCATACTCCCTGAACGAAATTCGCTCCATCTTCTCTCCGGATTCGGAATCATCGTCCACCGTTCGCTTCCTCGTCACCACTGAGGCGGAGCCCGTTGGCTTAGTCGGATTTTCAGAGGTGAACGAGACCGCAGGCGTTGCGGAACCAAGTTGTTGGATACATCCGGACTACTCCGGCGAAGGCTACGGAACCGAGGCTGCCAAACTGCTCATCAAGTACGGGTTTGACCACTGTCGGCTTCACAAGTTCGTAGCAGAGGTCATCGAGTTTAATGAACCAGCCCGACACCTTTTGGAGAAGATCGGGTTCGTCGAGGAAGGGAGGCAACGAGAGCAAGATTTCGTCGATGGTGAATACCACGACTGTATCTCGTACGGATTACTCGTCTCTGAGTGGCAACAGCGTCGATAA
- a CDS encoding 4Fe-4S dicluster domain-containing protein produces MSQGVMSTGEGMRIFPDVEACIDCGGCVVACKRTWDREIQNQRIDITTMAEGIAGPQGENAAKVDPLIAGENPGETSLPMQCYHCENAPCVSVCPTNALQKEEDGFVTVQDDLCVGCQYCLSGCPFGAPQFPDSNDGSAQLFGTGGIMDKCTGCRPRQEAGKGPACAEECATDAILVGSAGEISDELEKRGSGSFFNDQAMEIIFGEEDAQLFQDYNPDQ; encoded by the coding sequence ATGAGCCAGGGCGTGATGAGCACGGGCGAGGGGATGCGGATCTTCCCCGACGTCGAGGCCTGCATCGACTGCGGGGGCTGCGTCGTCGCCTGCAAACGCACCTGGGACCGCGAGATCCAGAACCAGCGCATCGACATCACGACCATGGCCGAGGGGATCGCGGGACCGCAGGGGGAGAACGCCGCCAAGGTCGATCCGCTGATCGCCGGCGAGAATCCCGGCGAGACGAGCCTGCCGATGCAGTGTTACCACTGCGAGAACGCACCGTGCGTCTCGGTCTGTCCGACGAACGCGCTCCAGAAGGAGGAGGACGGGTTCGTGACGGTGCAAGACGACCTCTGCGTCGGCTGCCAGTACTGCCTCTCGGGCTGTCCGTTCGGCGCGCCGCAGTTCCCCGACAGCAACGACGGCTCGGCCCAGCTCTTCGGCACCGGCGGCATCATGGACAAGTGCACCGGCTGTCGCCCGCGCCAGGAAGCGGGCAAGGGACCCGCCTGCGCCGAGGAGTGCGCGACCGATGCGATCCTCGTCGGCAGCGCGGGGGAAATCTCGGACGAACTCGAGAAGCGCGGCAGCGGCTCGTTCTTCAACGACCAGGCCATGGAGATAATCTTCGGCGAGGAAGACGCCCAGCTCTTCCAGGACTACAACCCAGACCAATGA
- a CDS encoding cytochrome b/b6 domain-containing protein, translated as MTNLDHGKFSRVTTMFHSLLALTVFVLFFTGYAIAFNTELWWMVELMGGNRGVLSIHRLAGFALILLTGFWVPYMLIRSASRSNFREVLPDLRADAAAFVQDVKFALGRADERHPNARQFAGYKADEVPLLSYVGKGVIWIFTVELLLLMISGLLIWRKTWLIDFYNSQSVAMAFVAFHGLLGVIMLMGVLFHTFEHGFHPAFYPIEMKAFLPKDQTPNFHGNPDEYETTGIERLRLRPSWRWATNVVAVLVVVGIVSVLVASLDYGGYPVPETLAFNEGSVLRTIGINIGMFVLLLGLLLSVYGNVLRARYLRQRRERAATGTTAADGGEPASRDEPGTSGTDDG; from the coding sequence GTGACGAACCTCGATCACGGCAAGTTCTCGCGGGTCACCACGATGTTCCACTCGCTGCTGGCGCTGACGGTGTTCGTTCTCTTTTTCACCGGCTACGCCATCGCGTTCAACACCGAACTGTGGTGGATGGTCGAACTGATGGGCGGCAACCGGGGCGTGCTCTCGATCCACCGCCTCGCTGGCTTCGCGCTGATCCTCTTGACCGGGTTCTGGGTGCCCTACATGCTCATCCGATCGGCGAGTCGATCGAACTTCCGCGAGGTACTTCCGGACCTTCGGGCGGACGCGGCGGCGTTCGTCCAGGACGTCAAGTTCGCGCTCGGGCGGGCCGACGAGCGCCACCCCAACGCGCGGCAGTTCGCGGGCTACAAGGCCGACGAGGTGCCGCTGCTCTCCTACGTCGGGAAGGGCGTCATCTGGATCTTCACGGTCGAACTACTCTTGCTGATGATCTCGGGGCTGCTCATCTGGCGCAAGACCTGGCTGATCGACTTCTATAACTCCCAGTCGGTCGCGATGGCGTTCGTCGCCTTCCACGGCCTGCTCGGTGTCATCATGCTGATGGGCGTGCTGTTTCACACCTTCGAGCACGGGTTCCACCCCGCGTTCTACCCCATCGAGATGAAGGCGTTCCTGCCGAAAGACCAGACGCCGAACTTCCACGGCAATCCGGACGAGTATGAGACGACGGGGATCGAACGCCTTCGGCTCAGACCATCGTGGCGCTGGGCGACAAACGTCGTCGCCGTGCTCGTCGTCGTCGGTATCGTCAGCGTGCTCGTGGCCAGCCTCGACTACGGCGGCTACCCCGTCCCGGAGACGCTGGCGTTCAACGAAGGCAGCGTCCTGCGGACGATCGGGATCAACATCGGGATGTTCGTGTTGCTCCTCGGTCTGTTGCTCTCGGTGTACGGGAACGTGCTCCGGGCGCGCTACCTGCGCCAGCGTCGGGAGCGAGCCGCGACCGGGACGACCGCCGCCGACGGCGGCGAACCGGCTTCCCGGGACGAACCCGGCACGAGCGGCACTGACGACGGGTGA
- the msrA gene encoding peptide-methionine (S)-S-oxide reductase MsrA: MDDSNREPALAPSAAEDQAGPEPDETRTATFGMGCFWGPDARFGAIEGVVRTRVGYAGGTTPDPSYYSLGDHTEVVQVEYDPDALSYDDLLDVFWSNHAWSSPTHKRQYRSVVLAHDDDQFETARRRRTALEERAGTSAETAIEALDGFTLAEPYHQKYELRSTPVVGDELAALYGDSFVDSAVVARLNGFVAGHGDPERHREWLARLDLPPNVVSELRRRIDGIDGRADRSTRE; the protein is encoded by the coding sequence ATGGACGACTCGAACCGCGAGCCCGCGCTCGCCCCCTCAGCCGCCGAGGATCAGGCAGGTCCCGAACCGGACGAGACGAGGACGGCGACGTTCGGCATGGGCTGCTTCTGGGGCCCCGACGCCCGGTTCGGCGCGATCGAGGGCGTCGTCCGGACTCGCGTCGGGTACGCCGGCGGCACGACGCCGGATCCGAGCTACTACTCGCTCGGCGACCACACCGAGGTCGTCCAGGTCGAGTACGATCCCGACGCGCTGTCCTACGACGATCTGCTGGACGTCTTCTGGTCGAATCACGCCTGGTCGTCGCCGACGCACAAGCGCCAGTACCGCAGCGTCGTCCTCGCGCACGACGACGACCAGTTCGAGACGGCCCGGAGGCGGCGGACGGCGCTCGAAGAGCGGGCCGGGACGTCGGCCGAGACCGCGATCGAGGCCCTCGACGGGTTCACCCTCGCCGAACCGTACCACCAGAAGTACGAACTGCGATCGACGCCGGTCGTCGGCGACGAACTCGCGGCCCTCTACGGGGATTCGTTCGTCGATTCGGCGGTCGTCGCGCGGCTCAACGGGTTCGTCGCCGGCCACGGCGACCCGGAGCGACACCGAGAGTGGCTGGCTCGACTGGACCTGCCGCCGAACGTCGTGTCGGAACTCCGGCGGCGAATCGACGGGATCGACGGTCGCGCCGATCGATCGACTCGAGAGTGA